One segment of Radiobacillus kanasensis DNA contains the following:
- a CDS encoding Asp23/Gls24 family envelope stress response protein codes for MSDNTLINVSEDSSLGNVEIAPEVIEVIAGIATTEVAGVAATRGTFVTGVAERFGKKSHGKGIKVELTEDGVLIDVYAVLDFGSIIHEVAQKIQSNVRQALKNMTGLKIKEINVHVVGIQMEQKEEPSE; via the coding sequence ATGAGCGACAATACATTAATTAATGTAAGTGAAGACTCCAGTCTTGGAAATGTTGAGATTGCTCCTGAAGTGATTGAAGTTATTGCGGGAATCGCAACGACGGAAGTTGCTGGTGTAGCGGCAACAAGAGGAACGTTTGTTACAGGAGTTGCCGAACGTTTTGGGAAAAAATCTCACGGTAAAGGGATAAAAGTGGAATTAACCGAGGATGGCGTTCTCATTGACGTGTACGCTGTATTAGATTTCGGTTCCATCATTCATGAGGTTGCTCAAAAGATACAATCAAATGTTCGACAAGCTTTGAAGAATATGACAGGACTAAAAATCAAAGAAATCAACGTTCATGTTGTGGGCATTCAAATGGAACAGAAAGAAGAGCCATCAGAATAA
- the accB gene encoding acetyl-CoA carboxylase biotin carboxyl carrier protein: MLNVKEIQELIHLIDHSSIDEFTYETNEAKVSLKKNSQPTQTVVTEPVVHNVATPQPVASAVEQQPASQAVATEESGQAKVDFDHEIVSPMVGTFYSSPNPESDVFVKKGDKVSSDTVVCIVEAMKLFNEIEAEVSGEIVEILVGNGELVEYGQPLFRVKG; the protein is encoded by the coding sequence ATGCTAAATGTAAAAGAGATTCAGGAACTTATCCATTTAATTGATCATTCATCGATTGATGAGTTTACTTATGAAACAAATGAGGCAAAGGTGTCTCTTAAGAAAAATAGTCAACCTACTCAGACCGTAGTAACTGAACCAGTAGTACATAACGTGGCTACTCCACAACCAGTTGCTTCAGCAGTGGAACAACAGCCAGCTTCACAAGCAGTTGCTACCGAAGAGTCTGGACAAGCAAAAGTAGACTTTGATCATGAAATTGTATCTCCAATGGTAGGGACCTTCTATAGTTCTCCAAATCCTGAAAGTGATGTATTTGTGAAAAAAGGGGACAAAGTTTCTTCCGATACAGTTGTCTGTATTGTAGAAGCAATGAAACTATTTAATGAAATTGAGGCAGAGGTTTCTGGAGAAATAGTAGAAATTTTGGTTGGAAATGGTGAGCTTGTGGAATATGGCCAGCCGTTATTCCGAGTAAAAGGGTAG
- the spoIIIAC gene encoding stage III sporulation protein AC: protein MLGDASILFQIAGIGIIVAMIHTILKQMGKEEIAQFATLVGFIIVLVIVIDGISDLFQQIKSVFLFQG, encoded by the coding sequence ATGCTCGGTGATGCTTCAATCTTATTTCAAATAGCAGGAATAGGGATTATCGTCGCGATGATTCATACGATACTGAAACAGATGGGGAAAGAAGAAATCGCACAGTTTGCTACGTTAGTCGGATTTATCATTGTGTTAGTTATTGTCATCGATGGTATTTCGGATTTATTCCAGCAAATCAAGTCTGTTTTCTTATTCCAGGGGTAA
- the spoIIIAD gene encoding stage III sporulation protein AD, which yields MEIFQIVTVAIVASLLVIILKEQKSSMAFFLILLTGIFIFIIVVEQIAHIFDLIQHLGQKAHVDGMYIETILKIIGIAYIAEFGAHLTRDAGLSSIAAKIELAGKVFILVLAVPILTAVIETILGFLPA from the coding sequence ATGGAAATATTTCAAATTGTCACAGTAGCAATAGTTGCAAGCTTGCTTGTCATTATTTTGAAGGAACAGAAGTCTAGCATGGCTTTTTTCCTTATTTTATTAACAGGCATTTTTATTTTCATCATAGTTGTTGAACAGATTGCTCACATTTTTGATTTGATTCAACATCTAGGACAAAAAGCACATGTCGACGGAATGTATATTGAAACGATTTTAAAGATTATTGGCATTGCCTATATAGCCGAATTTGGTGCCCACTTAACGAGAGACGCTGGATTAAGCTCGATAGCAGCAAAAATAGAATTGGCCGGAAAAGTATTTATTCTAGTTCTAGCAGTACCTATCTTAACAGCTGTGATTGAAACGATCTTAGGATTTTTACCTGCCTAG
- the spoIIIAF gene encoding stage III sporulation protein AF encodes MQYIMDWVTQIILFLLIAMVIDLLLPNSSMRKYIRVVVGLLLILIFLKPVFHLFEIDTNQLLSEVMPTMDTSIEEENMKNSIELKKNEIQASQRAYILDKMAVQMENSVEEELKKDYGVAISEIKLVMDEEASELNQETLKQVEVKLTEQDSASTGQQESIEEVVIDFGEKEEHPSERAELPSEDIKNFLTEKWELQESKLILSREGGV; translated from the coding sequence TTGCAGTATATCATGGATTGGGTTACTCAAATTATTTTGTTTCTATTAATTGCGATGGTCATTGATCTACTATTACCTAATTCATCAATGAGAAAGTACATACGAGTAGTGGTCGGTCTCCTTTTAATCTTGATTTTTCTAAAGCCTGTCTTTCACCTATTTGAAATTGATACAAATCAGCTGCTTAGTGAGGTGATGCCGACTATGGATACATCAATAGAAGAAGAAAATATGAAAAATTCCATAGAATTAAAGAAAAATGAAATACAAGCCTCTCAACGTGCATATATTTTAGATAAGATGGCTGTCCAAATGGAAAACAGTGTAGAAGAGGAGTTGAAAAAAGACTATGGTGTAGCTATTTCTGAGATCAAACTTGTCATGGATGAAGAAGCTTCAGAACTAAATCAAGAAACACTAAAACAAGTAGAAGTAAAACTGACTGAGCAGGATAGCGCTTCTACTGGACAGCAAGAATCCATAGAGGAAGTCGTTATAGACTTTGGGGAAAAGGAAGAACATCCGTCTGAGCGGGCAGAACTACCATCTGAGGACATCAAGAACTTCTTAACAGAGAAGTGGGAGCTTCAAGAAAGTAAGCTAATTCTTTCACGGGAGGGAGGGGTATAA
- the accC gene encoding acetyl-CoA carboxylase biotin carboxylase subunit gives MIKKVLIANRGEIAVRIIRACKELGLETVAVYSEADQDSLHVQLADEAYCIGPKLSKESYLNFTNIMSVATLTEVDAIHPGYGFLAENADFAEICKECNITFIGPSSYAIQKMGTKDVARETMREAGVPIVPGSQGIIENVEEGKRIAKEIGYPVIIKATAGGGGKGIRIARTEEELEKGIRVTQKEAETAFGNPGVYLERFIEDFRHIEIQVLADNHGNVVHLGERDCTIQRRLQKLIEETPSPAINPEIREQMGDAAVKAAQAVQYSGAGTIEFIFDQKKQSFYFMEMNTRIQVEHPVTEMVTGIDLIKEQINVANNEVLSFTQDEITFDGWAIECRINAENPFKDFMPSAGKIDMYLPPGGFGVRVDSAAYPGYTIPPYYDSMIAKLITYAPTREEAVKRMKRALDEFVIEGISTTIPFHRRVLTHPVFIDGDFNTKFLENYTIMDSE, from the coding sequence TTGATTAAGAAAGTATTAATAGCCAATCGTGGGGAAATCGCGGTTCGTATTATCCGTGCCTGTAAAGAGCTAGGCTTAGAAACGGTGGCTGTTTATTCAGAAGCGGATCAGGATTCCTTACACGTTCAGTTGGCAGACGAAGCGTATTGTATCGGTCCGAAACTAAGTAAGGAAAGTTATTTAAACTTCACAAATATTATGAGTGTAGCAACTTTAACAGAGGTAGATGCGATTCACCCAGGTTATGGGTTCCTTGCAGAAAATGCTGATTTTGCAGAAATCTGTAAAGAATGTAACATTACTTTTATTGGTCCTAGTTCTTATGCGATTCAAAAAATGGGAACGAAGGATGTCGCGCGTGAAACGATGCGAGAAGCAGGTGTGCCTATTGTACCTGGCTCCCAAGGAATCATAGAGAATGTGGAAGAAGGGAAACGCATCGCAAAAGAAATCGGCTATCCAGTTATTATTAAGGCAACTGCAGGCGGTGGCGGAAAAGGTATTCGTATTGCACGCACAGAAGAAGAACTGGAAAAAGGAATTCGCGTTACCCAAAAAGAAGCGGAAACAGCCTTTGGTAATCCTGGTGTTTATCTAGAAAGATTTATCGAAGATTTTAGACATATTGAAATTCAAGTATTGGCGGATAATCATGGTAACGTTGTTCATCTTGGAGAACGTGATTGTACGATTCAAAGAAGGCTACAAAAGTTAATTGAAGAAACTCCTTCTCCTGCAATCAACCCAGAGATTCGCGAACAAATGGGAGATGCGGCTGTCAAGGCAGCACAAGCTGTTCAATATTCAGGTGCCGGAACGATTGAGTTTATTTTTGATCAAAAGAAACAATCCTTTTACTTTATGGAAATGAATACGAGAATCCAAGTAGAACATCCTGTTACCGAAATGGTAACTGGTATTGATTTGATCAAAGAACAAATTAATGTAGCCAATAATGAAGTCCTATCTTTTACACAAGATGAAATTACATTTGATGGTTGGGCAATAGAATGTCGGATAAATGCAGAAAATCCATTTAAGGATTTCATGCCTTCCGCTGGGAAAATTGATATGTACCTACCACCAGGTGGTTTTGGGGTTCGAGTCGATTCAGCTGCCTACCCTGGTTATACTATCCCGCCTTATTATGATTCCATGATTGCCAAACTCATCACCTATGCACCAACGAGGGAAGAGGCAGTTAAACGAATGAAACGAGCATTAGATGAATTCGTCATCGAGGGAATTTCGACTACGATTCCATTTCATCGAAGAGTATTAACACACCCGGTATTTATAGATGGGGATTTTAATACCAAATTTTTAGAGAACTATACTATAATGGATAGTGAATAA
- the xseA gene encoding exodeoxyribonuclease VII large subunit yields the protein MNDQYLTVSALTKYLKRKFEMDKHLKKVYIKAEISNFTLHSRGHMYLTLKDDKSRIQAVMFASQNRFLKFKPENGMNVLIVGEVSIYEPQGQYQLYIHSMEPDGIGALYMAYEQLKEKLSREGLFDPSRKKAIPSFPKQIGVITSPTGAAIRDIITTVRRRYPIAKLIILPVMVQGDSAAPSIEKAIYKANEIGDFDVLIVGRGGGSIEELWSFNEERVARAIAASTIPIISAVGHETDFTISDFVADMRAPTPTGAAEIAVPSQEELKEKITSSQKTLIRLLRNQLNQAQEKLSRANKSYAFRYPEQLLKQKEQELDRTVDALGKALKDTTERKRFDHNHLQKRFIQLDPRKRVLDRQKQLDEMINRTNRAFQRIQVAKQVEFTSLLDKLSILNPLNTMKRGYSISYKEDGSVLSTTKQVNPGEHIHVRLRDGVLDCQVWGLEEETEDGREK from the coding sequence ATGAATGATCAGTACTTAACGGTGAGCGCTTTAACAAAATATTTGAAACGAAAGTTCGAAATGGACAAGCACTTGAAAAAAGTGTACATAAAGGCAGAAATTTCGAATTTCACTCTACATAGTAGAGGTCATATGTATCTCACCTTAAAAGATGATAAATCACGGATTCAAGCGGTCATGTTTGCAAGTCAAAACCGTTTTTTAAAATTCAAGCCAGAGAATGGCATGAATGTTCTTATTGTAGGTGAAGTATCTATTTATGAGCCACAAGGTCAATACCAGTTGTACATTCATAGTATGGAGCCCGACGGAATTGGAGCCCTCTACATGGCGTATGAGCAGTTAAAGGAAAAACTTAGTAGGGAGGGGCTATTCGATCCTAGTAGAAAGAAGGCTATTCCTAGTTTTCCTAAACAAATAGGTGTGATTACCTCGCCAACAGGGGCCGCTATTCGAGATATTATCACCACTGTTAGAAGAAGGTATCCGATTGCAAAGCTTATAATCTTGCCTGTTATGGTACAAGGTGATTCTGCTGCACCATCCATTGAAAAGGCAATCTACAAAGCGAATGAGATTGGGGATTTCGATGTCCTTATTGTAGGTCGTGGTGGGGGTTCAATTGAAGAACTTTGGAGCTTTAACGAAGAAAGGGTGGCTAGGGCGATTGCTGCTTCCACTATTCCGATTATATCAGCAGTAGGACACGAAACCGATTTCACCATTAGTGATTTTGTCGCGGATATGCGTGCTCCAACCCCAACAGGTGCAGCAGAAATAGCTGTACCATCTCAAGAAGAGTTGAAAGAAAAGATAACGTCTTCCCAAAAAACGTTAATAAGATTGTTACGAAATCAACTGAATCAAGCTCAGGAAAAACTTTCAAGAGCGAATAAATCTTATGCGTTTCGCTATCCGGAACAATTGTTGAAACAAAAAGAACAAGAGTTAGATCGAACAGTAGATGCATTAGGGAAAGCACTGAAAGATACAACTGAGAGAAAGCGGTTTGACCATAATCACCTACAAAAACGGTTTATCCAGCTTGATCCCCGAAAACGAGTACTAGATCGTCAAAAGCAATTGGACGAAATGATAAACCGAACGAATCGTGCGTTCCAAAGAATCCAAGTGGCTAAACAAGTGGAATTTACATCGCTCCTTGATAAGTTATCCATTCTTAATCCTTTAAACACGATGAAAAGGGGCTATTCGATTTCTTATAAAGAAGATGGAAGTGTGCTTAGCACAACAAAACAAGTAAACCCTGGAGAACATATTCATGTACGACTGCGCGATGGGGTTTTAGATTGTCAAGTATGGGGTTTAGAGGAGGAAACAGAAGATGGAAGAGAAAAATGA
- the spoIIIAG gene encoding stage III sporulation protein AG produces MKKYLDRLLSSLKKEDGGKPNKLGYVMVIALFGLLLLIVSNLFQQDTQNTNEIPEISDPPNQTDSETLLQKDDSSKSSIVSELEGGYEKDLEELLNKIQGISDAEVMVNLDSTKKKVFETNLVIGTQTTEEVDQNGGERNIEDQTREEQTVIVRQGDKEVPLLVQTKKPDVRGVLVVAKGVENIELKKWVVEAVSRVLDAPSHIISVMPKN; encoded by the coding sequence ATGAAAAAATATTTAGATAGACTTCTTTCTTCATTGAAAAAAGAAGATGGTGGAAAGCCCAATAAGCTAGGGTATGTCATGGTTATTGCACTATTTGGGTTATTACTTCTCATTGTCAGCAATTTGTTTCAACAAGACACGCAAAATACAAATGAGATACCTGAGATTTCTGATCCGCCTAATCAGACCGATAGTGAAACACTTTTACAAAAGGATGATTCTTCCAAAAGTAGTATTGTATCGGAGCTAGAGGGCGGTTATGAAAAGGATTTAGAAGAATTGTTAAACAAAATTCAAGGCATTTCCGATGCCGAGGTGATGGTGAACCTGGATTCCACGAAGAAGAAGGTGTTTGAGACGAATCTAGTAATCGGTACTCAAACGACAGAAGAAGTCGATCAAAATGGCGGGGAACGCAACATTGAAGATCAGACTAGAGAAGAGCAAACCGTCATCGTAAGACAAGGAGATAAGGAAGTTCCACTTTTAGTGCAAACCAAAAAGCCGGATGTAAGAGGGGTATTGGTAGTCGCTAAAGGTGTTGAAAATATTGAATTGAAAAAGTGGGTGGTTGAAGCAGTGTCTAGAGTGCTCGATGCCCCATCCCATATTATTTCAGTCATGCCGAAAAACTAA
- the spoIIIAB gene encoding stage III sporulation protein SpoIIIAB, which produces MKWIGALLLLSATTWVGFEFARKLNERPKQIRQLKNALQILEAEILYGQTPIIEACATVSKQLPKPVSWFFAGFSKDLGKRPGDLYDIWEKNMNRFWPLSSLGKNEKEILEQFGRTLGQHDFTQQQKHIHLALTHLDRELQEAIDYQYRYSKMAKSLGVLTGLLVILLLI; this is translated from the coding sequence ATGAAATGGATTGGAGCACTTCTTCTTTTAAGCGCTACGACATGGGTGGGATTTGAATTTGCCCGGAAATTAAATGAAAGACCAAAGCAAATCAGACAATTAAAGAATGCATTGCAAATATTAGAAGCAGAAATTTTATATGGCCAGACTCCTATTATCGAAGCGTGTGCAACCGTTTCGAAGCAATTACCAAAGCCGGTTTCTTGGTTTTTTGCTGGATTTAGCAAGGATTTGGGAAAGCGCCCTGGAGATTTATATGACATTTGGGAAAAGAACATGAATCGATTCTGGCCATTATCTTCTTTAGGAAAAAATGAAAAAGAGATATTGGAACAATTCGGTCGTACGTTAGGCCAACATGATTTCACACAACAACAGAAGCACATCCACTTGGCTTTAACTCATTTAGATCGGGAGTTGCAGGAAGCAATAGATTATCAATATCGTTATAGCAAGATGGCAAAAAGTTTAGGCGTTCTAACTGGATTGCTTGTCATACTACTCTTGATTTAG
- the spoIIIAA gene encoding stage III sporulation protein AA, translating to MDEILRLFPANIKEKLADRIGKRWTSLQEIRFRIGQPIELVFDGMEEWMTAFRPSEQDAIFVLNQLSQFSLYRIEEELRQGFITIEGGHRVGLAGKVNTSNGSVHAIRHIASFNIRIAKEKIGVAKPYIPYLFNTVINQYRSTLLIGPPQTGKTTLLRDITRLISTGWANQRPAKTAVIDERSEIAGSIKGVPQHQLGLRTDVMDACPKAEGMMMMIRSMSPDVLVVDEIGSEKDVQALMEAVFAGVKIFCSVHGQDMKEVQKRPSLAPLFEQGAFDRFVLLNAKQKPGSVETILNPKGENILTKMRCSQHEMDWSTSSFKRYDMGGI from the coding sequence ATGGATGAAATTTTGCGACTGTTTCCAGCGAATATAAAAGAGAAATTAGCGGACCGAATTGGCAAAAGATGGACAAGTCTTCAGGAAATACGCTTTCGCATTGGACAACCTATTGAATTAGTCTTTGATGGAATGGAAGAATGGATGACCGCGTTCCGCCCAAGTGAGCAGGATGCCATTTTTGTCCTTAATCAATTAAGTCAGTTCTCCCTATATAGAATCGAGGAAGAATTGAGACAAGGTTTCATTACAATCGAAGGTGGTCATCGTGTTGGACTTGCTGGGAAGGTAAATACGTCTAATGGTTCTGTTCATGCTATTCGTCACATTGCTTCTTTTAATATTCGAATTGCAAAGGAAAAGATAGGGGTTGCCAAACCATACATCCCTTATTTGTTTAATACTGTGATCAATCAGTATAGAAGCACACTATTAATTGGTCCACCGCAAACTGGAAAAACCACTCTTTTACGCGATATCACAAGACTAATCTCTACAGGATGGGCCAATCAGCGTCCAGCGAAAACAGCTGTAATTGATGAACGGTCAGAAATAGCAGGCAGTATAAAAGGTGTACCCCAACATCAGCTTGGGCTTCGTACGGATGTGATGGATGCCTGCCCAAAAGCTGAGGGAATGATGATGATGATTCGTTCCATGTCTCCAGATGTCTTAGTTGTGGATGAGATTGGGAGCGAAAAAGATGTACAAGCGTTAATGGAGGCTGTATTTGCTGGAGTGAAAATCTTTTGTAGTGTACATGGACAAGACATGAAAGAGGTTCAGAAGCGACCTTCACTTGCGCCGTTATTTGAACAGGGTGCTTTTGACCGTTTTGTTCTTTTAAATGCGAAACAGAAGCCAGGTTCTGTGGAAACCATTTTGAATCCAAAAGGCGAAAATATTTTAACGAAAATGAGGTGCAGTCAACATGAAATGGATTGGAGCACTTCTTCTTTTAAGCGCTACGACATGGGTGGGATTTGA
- the folD gene encoding bifunctional methylenetetrahydrofolate dehydrogenase/methenyltetrahydrofolate cyclohydrolase FolD yields the protein MSAEIIYGSELSTELKDNMKKEVNELHEKGIYPSLTVVLIGDNPASQSYVRGKQKAAAQVGVNSDLIELPSSTTQEELLQLIDRLNTDEEVHGILVQLPLPEQINEQVIIEAIDPSKDVDGFHPINIGRMMAGKDTFLPCTPFGIITILKSRNIEIAGKHAVVIGRSNIVGKPVGQLLLNENATVTYCHSRTKNMKDFTLSADILIVAVGKEHFVSADYVKEGAVVIDVGVNRMENGKLTGDVDFESVKEKATFLTPVPKGVGPMTITMLLHNTVKAAKQLS from the coding sequence TTGTCAGCAGAAATCATTTATGGTAGTGAACTTTCTACAGAACTAAAAGATAACATGAAAAAGGAAGTAAATGAGCTTCACGAGAAAGGAATTTATCCTAGTCTTACCGTTGTATTGATTGGGGATAATCCAGCCTCCCAATCGTATGTTCGTGGAAAACAAAAAGCTGCAGCACAAGTGGGCGTAAATTCAGATTTGATTGAACTGCCATCATCTACTACTCAGGAAGAACTCCTACAATTAATTGATCGTTTAAATACGGATGAAGAAGTTCATGGCATTCTCGTGCAATTGCCGCTTCCAGAACAAATTAACGAACAAGTCATTATTGAAGCCATTGATCCTTCCAAGGACGTGGATGGTTTTCATCCGATTAATATCGGAAGAATGATGGCAGGGAAAGATACATTTTTACCATGTACTCCATTTGGAATTATTACGATTTTAAAATCTCGAAATATTGAAATTGCTGGAAAGCATGCGGTTGTTATTGGACGAAGCAACATTGTCGGAAAACCAGTTGGACAATTATTACTGAATGAAAACGCGACGGTTACGTATTGTCATTCACGAACCAAAAACATGAAAGACTTCACTTTAAGCGCTGATATTTTAATTGTAGCTGTTGGAAAAGAGCATTTCGTATCAGCTGACTATGTAAAAGAAGGCGCCGTTGTTATTGACGTAGGGGTAAACCGAATGGAAAATGGAAAGCTTACAGGTGATGTCGACTTCGAATCTGTGAAAGAAAAAGCAACCTTCTTAACTCCTGTTCCAAAAGGAGTAGGCCCAATGACGATTACAATGCTACTACATAATACGGTCAAAGCAGCGAAACAACTTTCTTAA
- the spoIIIAE gene encoding stage III sporulation protein AE, translating into MKGIIKGLLVLVVACFLFQINHTSVMATTSEEVPAMEELDKISFDEVRTYWDHVVNEYGGYLPGLQKSSLLEVLESKDQISVKDWLKGMVQYLFHEIIVNGKLLGILIMLTLFSVLLQTLQSAFDNQNVSKVAYAIVYLVLIAIALNSFHLAADYAKDAIDTMSSFMIALLPLMLGLMATFGNVIAVSFFHPVIVFLIHISVVLVSNVVIPLFFLSALLNIVSTINEQYKVTQLANLFKNIGLGLLGLFLTIFLGVISVQGAASAVQDGVAMKTAKFVTGNFIPVVGRMFTDAADTALTASLLLKNAVGIVGVIIIAGLALFPALKVFSVAFIYKVSSALLQPIGNGPIITCLDIISKHILYILAGLLVVTFMFFLAIVIMVASSNLTLMLR; encoded by the coding sequence ATGAAAGGAATCATAAAAGGACTACTAGTACTCGTTGTAGCATGTTTTTTGTTTCAGATAAACCATACATCAGTCATGGCGACTACTTCCGAGGAAGTACCCGCTATGGAAGAGCTCGACAAAATCTCCTTTGATGAAGTCCGAACGTATTGGGATCATGTAGTGAATGAATATGGGGGATACCTGCCAGGCTTACAAAAATCAAGCCTGCTAGAGGTACTCGAAAGTAAGGATCAAATATCTGTTAAAGATTGGCTAAAAGGAATGGTCCAGTACTTGTTTCATGAAATTATTGTCAATGGGAAGCTACTTGGTATTTTGATCATGCTTACTCTGTTTAGTGTATTATTACAAACCTTGCAATCAGCTTTTGATAATCAAAATGTAAGTAAGGTCGCATACGCCATTGTCTATCTTGTTCTAATAGCTATTGCCTTGAATAGCTTTCACCTAGCCGCCGATTATGCGAAAGATGCGATTGATACGATGAGTAGTTTTATGATTGCGCTTCTCCCTCTAATGTTAGGGTTGATGGCTACTTTTGGCAATGTAATTGCGGTTTCCTTTTTTCATCCTGTCATCGTGTTTCTAATCCATATAAGTGTGGTTCTCGTCTCCAATGTTGTGATCCCATTATTTTTCTTATCTGCACTTTTAAACATCGTTAGCACGATAAATGAACAGTACAAAGTCACTCAGCTTGCTAATCTTTTTAAAAATATTGGATTGGGATTACTTGGACTTTTTTTAACGATTTTCCTAGGTGTCATTTCGGTTCAAGGTGCAGCTAGTGCCGTTCAAGATGGTGTAGCCATGAAGACAGCTAAATTTGTTACCGGTAATTTCATTCCTGTCGTTGGGCGAATGTTTACCGATGCCGCCGATACTGCCTTAACCGCCTCTCTTTTATTGAAAAATGCGGTTGGAATTGTTGGGGTAATTATTATTGCTGGACTCGCCCTGTTTCCAGCACTAAAAGTCTTTTCCGTGGCATTTATCTACAAGGTGTCGTCTGCTTTGTTACAACCAATTGGAAATGGTCCGATTATAACGTGCTTGGATATCATTAGTAAGCACATTCTCTATATATTAGCCGGCTTGCTAGTCGTAACATTTATGTTTTTCTTAGCTATAGTCATTATGGTTGCTTCTAGTAATTTAACGTTAATGCTTAGGTAG
- a CDS encoding SpoIIIAH-like family protein — MLKKQTIWLLTMLSLMIVLSVYYMSSPSGDQLALLTGNDNGETAIADPSSEDAAESEATGETAGTETTDAELFTTIRMELTDQRSAKIAQLEEVVASSSATTEEKNKALEEKEKLEAVQSKEKILEDTILAEKGYQDVLVRSNEGEVIVQVKAEEMSKTEANNIIKMVEDEFGRVPVEVKYHSVS; from the coding sequence ATGCTAAAAAAACAAACGATTTGGTTATTAACAATGTTAAGTCTAATGATTGTATTGAGTGTCTACTATATGAGCTCGCCATCTGGAGATCAGCTCGCACTGCTTACGGGTAATGACAATGGGGAAACAGCTATAGCAGATCCTAGTTCGGAAGATGCGGCGGAAAGTGAAGCAACTGGTGAAACAGCAGGAACAGAAACAACTGATGCTGAGTTGTTTACAACAATTCGAATGGAACTAACGGATCAAAGAAGTGCCAAGATTGCCCAGTTGGAAGAAGTCGTAGCCTCTAGTTCAGCAACAACAGAAGAAAAAAATAAGGCATTGGAAGAAAAAGAAAAGCTTGAAGCTGTACAATCGAAAGAAAAAATCCTCGAAGATACTATCCTAGCGGAAAAAGGGTATCAAGATGTGCTTGTCCGTTCTAACGAAGGGGAAGTTATCGTTCAAGTAAAAGCAGAAGAGATGAGCAAAACAGAAGCAAATAACATCATCAAAATGGTAGAAGATGAATTCGGCCGCGTGCCAGTTGAAGTCAAATATCATTCTGTATCATAA
- the nusB gene encoding transcription antitermination factor NusB, producing MKRRAAREKAFQVLFQMDINDVDPKEALDHVLENEKPDEFLSDLVFGVVEHKEDIDSRISEHLEKWTIQRLASVERTLLRIATYELFHGEEETPQGVIINEAVEIAHEYGDDKSGKFINGVLSKIIQ from the coding sequence ATGAAACGTCGAGCAGCCAGAGAAAAAGCATTCCAAGTACTTTTTCAAATGGATATAAATGATGTGGATCCGAAAGAAGCGTTGGATCATGTGCTAGAAAATGAAAAGCCAGACGAATTTTTGTCTGACTTAGTATTTGGTGTGGTCGAGCATAAAGAAGACATCGATAGTAGAATTTCCGAACACTTAGAAAAGTGGACCATTCAGCGTCTTGCATCTGTGGAACGAACATTACTTAGGATTGCCACGTACGAGCTTTTTCATGGGGAAGAAGAAACACCACAAGGAGTCATTATTAACGAAGCAGTGGAGATCGCTCATGAATATGGCGATGATAAATCTGGAAAATTCATTAATGGTGTACTGTCTAAAATTATTCAATAG